The Bdellovibrio sp. NC01 genome includes the window CGATCCTGCGGAAGGTTTTGTAAATTCAAAGGGTGAAGTCTATGGCTACGAAGGACTTTATGTGATCGATGGCAGTATTCTGCCAACGTCGACGGGACCAAACCCGTCGCTGACGATTGCTGCCGTCGCTGAGTATATCGCAGATCAAATCCCCGTGAAGGTCAGACTGTCTGATTATTCCGCAGCGTCGGCGCAGTAAAAGATTATTGAGTCACCAGCGATTTTTTTAGTTCTTCCATCGCTGCAACTGTTTTCTTATTCGCCTCTAGTTTTGCTTCCGGTAAAGCTAGAGCTTTGTTCAAAGTTTCAGAGGCTTGTTTTTGTTGATTCAAGCCTTTTTGAATCTCTGCCAACATCTTCATGTTGTACAATTTCAAATCAGAAGTCAGTTCAACCGCTTTTTCAGAATAAGGCAGTGCCTTTTCGAAATCTTTTTCACGGAAGTAGTAACCAGCAAGTTTCGTGTAGTAAACGTCTGATTTCGGATTTGCCTCGATCAATTGTTTTAGCCATTTCACGACGTCTTCTTTTTGACCTGCTTGTTTCATATAAGAAAACGCCGTCAACAATTGACCAGGACGAGCCACCGAAAGCTTCATCGCTGAAACTTCAGTCGCAAGTTCGTCCTTCGTGGCTTTCAAACGATCTTGGACATCGAGGAATTCATACGTGTTCGCAAGTTGCGCCAGAAGCTCAGCACGCTCAAAGCCCGTGTAATCGCCTTGCAAAGTGTTCGCGAAGAACGCTTTACGTTCTGCCGCTGTTGCCAAAAGTCTTTGGATTTCAGACAGATTTTTATCAGCAATTGCTTTTGCTTCAGCTGGGATCGTCTTTTGTTCGCCTTTAAGGGCTTTCGCTAATTGCAAGCGCCAGTCCATCACTTCAGGCGATGCCGAATACACTGCAATCCACTTTTCCAAAGTCTTTTGATAAGCATCTTTAGTTTTAGCATCTTTTTCGAATGCTTCTTGTGCAACATTCACTTCGCTGACGGCCAACATCAAGCTGTTTTCATTTAATGGAGCTAGCCATTTCGCAGCTTCATCATATTTCATCGCATTGAAAGACAACGTCGCAAGAGTTTTGCGCGCCTCTTTATCGCCAGCTTCAGCTTTCTTCGTCAGTTCTGCTGTTGAAGCCAATTTTTTAGATTGCAGATCCGTCAATTCTTTCGCCAAAACGTCAGCCGTTCTGAAATCCAACAAACGCGCTAGTTCATCGCCATTGCCGTTCATTAAGATCATCGTTGGAATTGCGTGCACGTCGTATTTATCCGCCCAGATTTTATTATCTGCGCGATCAATGTTCACACTGACTTTGATCAATTTACCAGAAGCTTTAATGAATGCTTTTTCACCGAAAGTTTCAGTTTCAAGACGGATACAAGATGGGCACCATGGAGCATTGAAATCAACGAGCACTGTTTTCTTTTGAGCTGCCGCTAACTTCAAAGCCTCTGCCAAGTTGTTTTCATAGAAGCCGTGTTTATTCTTTTTAAGTGCGGCTGGCTTTGCAACCACCGGCACTGCGGCTTGCACTTTATCAGCCGCATTCACAGCCGCGACAAGCTTGTCCGCTTTAATCACATAAGTTTCTTCATGCGACTCGCACACTGTGTTTTTGTCATCACAAACATAGAAACTTAATTTGAATGCTTGTCCTTTAGCAGAAGACGCGTCGAAGATGATTTCTTGCGCTTCTTTTTTAGTCGGCTCAACTGATTTGTCACCTATCGCTAAAGAGGCTGGTGCATCCTTATTGAAATGGAAGCCTTTATCGATATTACCGATAATTTTTGTGCCTTGAAGTTTAAGATGTGCTTTACCGTCAGAAAGACGAGCGAAAGCTGTGAATGAAAAAGCTGCGAAAATAAGACTAATAAGAATCGTTTTCATAGGCACATTAAAGTCAATGTGCCTATGAATGTCTAGTCATTCCTTTATGCGGCCTTTTTGACGATCTCGCTTTGACCAGCGATTAAAATGCCGCTGATTTGATCCTGATGAAAGATCGGCACCGCAAGGTCAACAAGGGTTTTAGCCCGCAGCTGCTCGCCCATGCTTTCGCGAACAAAGTAGCTTCGCTCTTTTGCCAAATCTTTACCTAGCAGCGCCCGCGCCGCTAAGGCTTTGAAGACCTCTAAGCCATCATTTTCGAAGTGATAAAGACTTTTGATATTGTAAAGACAAAGATCCAACGGTGAATACGAAGTCATCTTCTTCATGTTTTCGTTATAGTAAATTAGATCGCCTTCTGAGTTCCACAGGCGAATGAGTTGTTGATCCTTTAAAAGCCTCAATGCTACGGGATCAACGGAAAGCTGACGTTGTTCAAGAAACGTCAGAAGAGCTTTCTGTGACATGCAATCCCCCACCGAACTCTAGAATACAAGCTCTGCCAAAAATTTCCTATCACGGGAATGAAATCTTAAAGAAAGCATCTCAAAATAAAAAAAGGGCTTCCGTTGTAAGGAAGCCCTTTTAATTTGTGTCTCATATTGTCGCAACGAAGTTGCTCCAGCTGCCGCGACTGCCGTGGCGGCAGCACTGCCCGCGTCCGCGGACTAGTGACCCATTACGTAAGCGAAGATCAAAGGTGCAACGATAGTTGCGTCTGATTCAACGATGTACGATGGAGTTGTTGGAGCCAATTTACCCCAAGTGATTTTTTCGTTCGGGATCGCACCAGAGTACGAACCGTATGAAGTTGTAGAGTCAGAAATTTGCGCGAAGTAGCTCCACAATGGGATGTCTTCGTGACCCAAGTCTTGTTCCAACATTGGAACTACGCAGATTGGGAAGTCACCAGCGATACCACCACCGATTTGGAAGAAGCCAACTGGAGCTTTTTTAGAAGCTGACATGTACCATTCAGCCCAAGTTTTCATGTACTCGATACCGCCTTTAACAGTCGTCGATTTTTTGATGTCACCTTTGATGATGTGACCAGTGAAGATGTTACCCAAAGTAGAGTCTTCCCAACCTGGAACAACCATTGGAAGATTTTTTTCAGCAGCAGCCAACAACCAAGAATTTTTTGGATCGATTTGGTAGTACTGATTCAATTTTCCAGAAAGAAGGATTTTGTACATGAATTCGTGCGGGAAGTAAGACTCACCTTTTTGGTCAGCTTCTTGCCAGTATTCAAGAACTACGTTTTCGATACGACGGATTGCTTCCTCTTCAGGGATGCAAGTGTCAGTCACGCGGTTCAAGTGTTTTTCCAAAAGTTTTTGCTCATCAGCTGGAGTCAAATCACGGTAGTTTGGAATGCGTACGTAGTGATCGTGAGCTACCAAGTTGAAGACGTCTTCTTCAAGGTTCGCACCTGTGCAAGAAATCGCGTGAACTTTACCAGAGCGGATCATTTCAGCCAAAGAAAGACCCAATTCTGCTGTAGACATTGCACCTGCAAGTGTCACAAGCATTTGGCCTTTATTGTCGATGTGAGTTTTATAGCCTTTAGCTGCATCTTTCAAAGCGGCCGCATTGAAATGACGGTAGTGATGTTCAATAAACTGAGAAATTGGTCCCATTTGCGCTCCTGTTATTTTGAAGGTTCGCAAAGTAGCACGTTTACCTAAAAACTCAAGCAGAGAATGGCTTTTGTGCAAGGATCGCCTTAGAGAAAAAACCCTGGTCGTGTCCAGTACTTACAAAGCCTGCCTGCGCGATCAGATCTTCCATCGGAGTCAGACTGTAGTTCTTATAAAAGGGCTCGTGAAAATCCACTGGAAATTGCTCCAAAGCCCACTCTAAGTCTTTGGCATCCTGCTTCTGCACAGAATCAACAAAGCCTAGATAACCGCCA containing:
- a CDS encoding thioredoxin domain-containing protein, with translation MKTILISLIFAAFSFTAFARLSDGKAHLKLQGTKIIGNIDKGFHFNKDAPASLAIGDKSVEPTKKEAQEIIFDASSAKGQAFKLSFYVCDDKNTVCESHEETYVIKADKLVAAVNAADKVQAAVPVVAKPAALKKNKHGFYENNLAEALKLAAAQKKTVLVDFNAPWCPSCIRLETETFGEKAFIKASGKLIKVSVNIDRADNKIWADKYDVHAIPTMILMNGNGDELARLLDFRTADVLAKELTDLQSKKLASTAELTKKAEAGDKEARKTLATLSFNAMKYDEAAKWLAPLNENSLMLAVSEVNVAQEAFEKDAKTKDAYQKTLEKWIAVYSASPEVMDWRLQLAKALKGEQKTIPAEAKAIADKNLSEIQRLLATAAERKAFFANTLQGDYTGFERAELLAQLANTYEFLDVQDRLKATKDELATEVSAMKLSVARPGQLLTAFSYMKQAGQKEDVVKWLKQLIEANPKSDVYYTKLAGYYFREKDFEKALPYSEKAVELTSDLKLYNMKMLAEIQKGLNQQKQASETLNKALALPEAKLEANKKTVAAMEELKKSLVTQ
- a CDS encoding PAS domain-containing protein, giving the protein MSQKALLTFLEQRQLSVDPVALRLLKDQQLIRLWNSEGDLIYYNENMKKMTSYSPLDLCLYNIKSLYHFENDGLEVFKALAARALLGKDLAKERSYFVRESMGEQLRAKTLVDLAVPIFHQDQISGILIAGQSEIVKKAA
- a CDS encoding deoxyhypusine synthase family protein; the encoded protein is MGPISQFIEHHYRHFNAAALKDAAKGYKTHIDNKGQMLVTLAGAMSTAELGLSLAEMIRSGKVHAISCTGANLEEDVFNLVAHDHYVRIPNYRDLTPADEQKLLEKHLNRVTDTCIPEEEAIRRIENVVLEYWQEADQKGESYFPHEFMYKILLSGKLNQYYQIDPKNSWLLAAAEKNLPMVVPGWEDSTLGNIFTGHIIKGDIKKSTTVKGGIEYMKTWAEWYMSASKKAPVGFFQIGGGIAGDFPICVVPMLEQDLGHEDIPLWSYFAQISDSTTSYGSYSGAIPNEKITWGKLAPTTPSYIVESDATIVAPLIFAYVMGH